In the genome of Sardina pilchardus chromosome 14, fSarPil1.1, whole genome shotgun sequence, one region contains:
- the ark2n gene encoding uncharacterized protein C18orf25 homolog isoform X1: MASQEKEAETLPECSTEDTPLKSETTPTSSPPGEEAAGSTLSESCSAGLLSMPCLLKDLRPQTTSSSGGTTRAHEESDSSPCLLSPSSSGHLGDSDTQSSAEEGTARHTAGPGPAAAGSVAAGGDAAAPGRKSRRSHSESDTPNASMAAKKNRCQERQANGRVRVRGHRSRLQKERMRMRRQKREAAARRKPDLLQDSSTSDSDITAQSSSSSSSSSSSSDNEHGAGINSHTPARRRRRTEYSRTSSHGRSLLPEGGPTTTTTTTGGGGLGGVLEEALTRFAVMQRQTEEHFRVWMDRLARLHSDSDQSESEQGRQSSFLPSSESQETLAAWRMAQLSASANVNANFATQNTTCSGAPDSVDSNPLNV; this comes from the exons ATGGCCAGTCAGGAGAAGGAGGCGGAGACTCTCCCTGAGTGCAGCACGGAGGACACGCCTCTAAAGTCCGAGACCACGCCCACCAGCTCCCCGCCGGGCGAGGAGGCCGCGGGGAGCACGCTCTCGGAGAGCTGCTCGGCCGGCCTGCTCTCCATGCCCTGCCTGCTCAAGGACCTGCGGCCCCAGACCACGAGCTCCAGCGGGGGCACGACGCGGGCGCACGAGGAGAGCGACTCCTCCCCCTGCCTGCTCTCGCCGTCCTCCTCCGGCCACCTGGGCGACTCGGACACGCAGTCGTCGGCGGAGGAGGGCACGGCGCGCCACACCGCCGGGCCCGGGCCGGCGGCGGCCGGCTCCGTGGCCGCGGGGGGGGACGCGGCGGCCCCCGGCAGGAAGTCCCGGCGCTCGCACTCGGAGAGCGACACGCCCAACGCCTCCATGGCGGCCAAGAAGAACCGGTGCCAAGAGCGGCAGGCCAACGGGCGGGTGCGCGTGCGCGGCCACCGGAGCCGGCTGCAGAAGGAGCGCATGCGCATGCGCCGGCAGAAACGGGAGGCGGCCGCCAGGCGCAAGCCGGACCTGCTGCAGGACAGCAGCACGTCCGACAGTGACATCACCGCACAGTCGTCGTCATCTtcgtcgtcatcgtcatcgtcgTCAGACAATGAGCATGGTGCTGGcatcaattcacacacaccag CTCGCCGTCGCCGTCGGACAGAATATTCCCGAACCTCTTCCCACGGGAGGAGCCTCCTGCCAGAGGGCggacccaccaccaccaccactaccaccggGGGCGGCGGCCTGGGCGGAGTCCTGGAGGAGGCCCTGACGCGATTTGCCGTCATGCAGAGGCAGACGGAGGAGCACTTCCGCGTGTGGATGGACCGCCTGGCCCGCCTCCACTCGGACAGCGATCAGTCGGAGAGCGAGCAGGGCCGTCAGAGTTCCTTTCTGCCGTCGTCCGAGTCCCAGGAGACGCTGGCCGCCTGGCGCATGGCCCAGCTTAGCGCCAGCGCCAACGTCAATGCCAACTTTGCCACGCAAAATACCACGTGCAGCGGAGCCCCCGATTCTGTTGATTCCAATCCTCTGAATGTATAG
- the si:ch73-29c22.1 gene encoding kelch-like protein diablo: MTTPVMRHRRDAGVCAVGRFIYMVGGADEITCISSMERYDPGQSGWNGELPSLSSPRSRVCVCEMDGCLVCIGGFDGHTYLNSVERYDPSRNAWSKLAPLQHKRAGASAVVMNGQLYVIGGTDGNTILDSVERFSPTDGCWAPCPPLRTPREGAGSTVFLGRIYVAGGRDDMGLPLKTAEKYDSDALRWTPVKPMNNKRYQVSLLVFNDLLLAVGGSDGVSNHKTMEAYEHENNCWRHFGSMKSKHPGGHVAVLKAS; the protein is encoded by the exons ATGACCACGCCCGTCATGCGACACCGTAGAgatgcaggagtgtgtgctgtCGGCAGGTTTATCTACATGGTCGGCGGTGCCGACGAGATTACTTGTATTAGCAGCATGGAGAG gtatgacCCTGGTCAAAGCGGGTGGAATGGTGAGTTGccatcactctcctctccaagaagtagagtgtgtgtttgtgagatggACGGATGCCTCGTCTGCATTGGAGGCTTTGACGGGCACACGTACCTCAATTCAGTAGAGAG GTATGATCCCTCCCGTAACGCCTGGTCTAAGTTGGCACCCTTGCAGCACAAGAGGGCTGGGGCTTCCGCTGTGGTCATGAATGGACAGCTTTACGTCATAGGGGGAACAGATGGGAACACCATCCTTGATTCAG TGGAGCGGTTCAGCCCAACAGACGGGTGCTGGGCTCCGTGCCCGCCACTCCGGACCCCGCGTGAGGGCGCTGGCAGCACCGTGTTTCTGGGTCGGATCTACGTGGCGGGCGGCCGGGATGACATGGGCCTGCCCCTTAAAACAGCGGAGAAGTATGACTCTGATGCCCTCCGCTGGACCCCTGTCAAGCCTATGAATAACAAGAGATACCAA gtgtcaTTGCTGGTGTTCAATGATCTGTTGCTTGCTGTTGGAGGATCTGATGGAGTCTCGAATCACAAGACTATGGAGGCCTATGAGCATGAAAACAACTGCTGGAG GCACTTTGGAAGCATGAAGTCCAAGCATCCGGGTGGGCATGTTGCTGTTCTGAAGGCCAGTTAG
- the spout1 gene encoding putative methyltransferase C9orf114 homolog: MSEKHAMTKPGSLSKEAQERVDWKKWKTERKEDKRKRKEERLITQLEKQKIKELEEKKARVVEEEKSNGRSYTLSVALPGSVLDNAQSPELRTYLAGQIARACTVFCVDEVIVFDEQGEDVKNTEGEYNGVGKKGRACVQLARILQYLECPQYLRKAFFPKHQDLQFAGLLNPLDSPHHMRMDEEAVFREGLVLDRPCKAEKGSYVDCGMRQEVQIDKQLKPGLRVTVKLDKNQDSGGKRYKGVVVAPHVPRTEKGLYWGYTVRLASCLSAVFTECPFKEGYDVTIGTSEKGSHVDNVTISPFRHMLVVFGGLAGLEASVDSDQNLDISDPSSLFNLYLNTCPMQGSRTIRTEEALLISLSVLRQKIGTVFPGPSD, from the exons atGTCGGAAAAACATGCCATGACGAAGCCAGGGAGTCTTTCTAAAGAG GCCCAAGAGAGAGTTGACTGGAAGAAATGGAAAACAGAAC GGAAGGAGGATAAGCGCAAGCGGAAAGAGGAAAGACTCATTACACAGCTGGAGAAACAGAAGATCAAGGAACTGGAGGAAAAAAAGGCTCGGGTGGTTGAGGAGGAAAAGAGTAATG GTCGCTCATATACATTGAGTGTGGCGCTGCCGGGCTCTGTGCTGGACAACGCACAGTCACCTGAGTTGCGCACATACCTGGCAGGGCAGATTGCGCGCGCCTGCACCGTCTTCTGTGTCGATGAAGTAATTGTGTTTGATGAACAAGGAGAGGATGTGAA AAACACTGAAGGAGAGTATAATGGTGTCGGGAAGAAGGGACGAGCATGTGTTCAGCTTGCACGCATTCTCCAGTACTTGGAGTGTCCACA GTACCTGAGGAAAGCATTTTTTCCTAAACATCAGGACCTACAGTTTGCAG gtctCTTGAATCCATTAGATAGTCCGCATCACATGCGGATGGATGAGGAGGCAGTGTTTCGTGAAGGACTGGTCCTTGATCGACCCTGTAAGGCAGAAAAGGGCTCTTATGTGGACTGTGGCAtgaggcag GAGGTTCAGATTGATAAGCAGCTTAAACCAGGATTAAGAGTAACTGTGAAACTCGACAAGAATCAGGACTCCG gtggtAAACGCTATAAAGGTGTCGTAGTGGCTCCTCATGTTCCCCGTACAGAAAAAGGGCTTTATTGGGGTTACACTGTCcgacttgcttcctgtctca GTGCTGTATTTACTGAATGTCCTTTTAAAGAAGGTTATGATGTCACTATTGGAACCTCTGAGAAGGGAAGCCATGTAGACAACGTTACAATATCCCCATTCAG GCACATGCTAGTGGTGTTTGGCGGTTTGGCAGGTCTGGAGGCTAGCGTTGATTCTGATCAGAACCTGGACATTTCTGACCCAAGTTCCTTGTTCAACCTGTATCTCAACACATGCCCCATGCAGGGCAGTCGCACCATACGAAcagag GAGGCCCTTTTGATCTCGCTGTCTGTGTTAAGACAGAAAATCGGAACAGTATTTCCAGGTCCCTCTGATTGA
- the nsa2 gene encoding ribosome biogenesis protein NSA2 homolog has translation MPQNEHIELHRKRHGYRLDHHERKRKKESREAHERSHKARKMIGLKAKLYHKQRHSEKIQMKKTLKMHEQRKSKQKDDEKTPEGAVPAYLLDREGQSRAKVLSNMIKQKRKEKAGKWEVPLPKVRAQGETEVLKVVRTGKRQKKAWKRMVTKVCFVGDGFTRKPPKYERFIRPMGLRFKKAHVTHPELKATFCLPILGVKKNPSSPLYTTLGVITKGTVVEVNVSELGLVTQGGKVIWGKYAQVTNNPENDGCINAVLLV, from the exons ATG CCTCAGAACGAACACATTGAGTTGCACCGTAAACGCCATGGCTACCGCCTGGACCAccatgagaggaagaggaagaaggagagccGTGAGGCTCATGAACGCTCTCACAAGGCACGCAAGATGATTGGCCTGAAGGCCAAACTCTACCACAAACAGCGACACTCTGAGAAGATCCAGATGAAGAAGAC CCTGAAGATGCATGAGCAGAGGAAGAGCAAACAGAAGGATGATGAGAAGACACCAGAGGGAGCCGTGCCAGCGTACCTGCTGGACAGAGAGGGGCAGTCGCGGGCCAAGGTCCTCTCCAACATGATCAaacagaagaggaaggagaaggct GGTAAATGGGAGGTGCCCCTGCCAAAGGTGCGGGCGCAAGGGGAGACGGAGGTGCTGAAGGTGGTGCGGACGGGCAAGCGTCAGAAGAAGGCCTGGAAGCGCATGGTGACCAAAGTCTGCTTTGTTGGCGACGGCTTCACACGGAAACCCCCCAAATACGAGCGCTTCATCCGGCCTATG GGACTGCGCTTCAAAAAGGCTCACGTCACGCATCCAGAACTCAAAGCCACATTCTGTCTGCCCATCCTGGGTGTGAAGAAGAACCCCTCCTCGCCCCTTTACACAACACTAGGCGTCATCACCAAGGGAACAGTCGTTGAGGTCAATGTCAGTGAGCTCGGTCTGGTCACACAAGGAGGAAAGGTCATCTGGG GTAAATATGCCCAGGTAACGAACAACCCAGAGAATGATGGCTGCATCAATGCTGTGCTGTTGGTCTGA